In Cuculus canorus isolate bCucCan1 chromosome 27, bCucCan1.pri, whole genome shotgun sequence, the following proteins share a genomic window:
- the EFNA2 gene encoding ephrin-A2 isoform X3 gives MASPLPASVSPPLRFHRGDYTVEVSINDYLDIYCPHYEEPLPERMERYILYMVNYEGHASCDHRQRGFKRWECNRPDSPNGPLKFSEKFQLFTPFSLGFEFRPGHEYYYISASPPNKVDRLCLKLKVYVRPTNDSLYESPEPIFTSNNSCCSLRVPHAVLVVVPVVWTFLAS, from the exons GTTTCACCGTGGGGACTACACAGTGGAGGTGAGCATCAACGATTACCTGGACATCTACTGCCCGCACTATGAGGAGCCGCTGCCCGAGCGGATGGAGCGTTACATCCTCTACATGGTCAACTACGAGGGGCACGCGTCCTGTGACCACCGGCAGAGAGGCTTCAAACGCTGGGAGTGCAACCGGCCTGACTCCCCCAATGGGCCCCTCAAGTTTTCTGAGAAGTTCCAGCTCTTCACCCCTTTTTCGCTGGGCTTTGAGTTCCGACCCGGCCACGAGTACTACTACATCT ctgcGTCCCCCCCGAACAAGGTGGACAGGCTCTGCCTGAAGCTGAAGGTTTATGTTCGACCAACAA ATGATTCCCTCTACGAGTCCCCGGAGCCCATTTTCACCAGCAACAActcctgctgcagcctcagGGTCCCGCACGCCGTGCTCGTGGTGGTGCCGGTCGTCTGGACATTCCTGGCCTCGTAG